Proteins from a genomic interval of Drosophila melanogaster chromosome 2R:
- the CG12744 gene encoding uncharacterized protein, isoform B, whose translation METALAEVQLSCLLCEQTFDATEKLDEHLPTHFPQPVSTGQTCDICGRTMRSSLELHQHYKRYHEAHVPNTEGHFQCQLCDKVFLLQDHLKVHVKIEHATDGYQPDEKSLDWQHYSPRSLDTTNDYKLDPILCPPPKRKYPPRSPFFNPNLWLGADNCFM comes from the exons ATGGAAACGGCGTTGGCTGAAGTGCAACTTTCCTGTCTGCTGTGCGAGCAGACTTTTGATGCCACTGAGAAGCTGGACGAACACCTCCCCACCCACTTTCCGCAGCCTGTGAGCACTGGTCAAACATGCGATATATGCGGGCGCACGATGCGATCCTCGCTGGAACTGCACCAGCACTATAAAAGATACCATGAAGCCCATGTGCCCAACACAGAGGGACACTTTCAATGCCAGCTCTGCGACAAGGTATTCCTCCTCCAGGATCATCTCAAGGTACACGTGAAGATTGAGCACGCGACCGATGGCTACCAACCAGATGAGAAGTCCTTAGATTGGCAGCACTACTCTCCCAGAAGTCTAGACACAACAAACGATTATAAGCTGGATCCCATCTTGTGTCCTCCACCAAAGAGGAAGTATCCGCCGCGCTCCCCCTTCTTCAATCC GAATCTCTGGCTAGGCGCTGACAACTGTTTTATGTAG